In Arvicola amphibius chromosome 1, mArvAmp1.2, whole genome shotgun sequence, one DNA window encodes the following:
- the LOC119812983 gene encoding 60S ribosomal protein L36a-like produces the protein MVNVPKTRRTFCKKCDKHQPHKVTQYKKGKDSLYAQGKRRYDRKQSGYGGQTKPIFRKKAKTTKKIVLRLECVEPNCRSKRMLAIKRCKHFELGGDKKRKGQVIQF, from the coding sequence ATGGTGAACGTTCCTAAGACCCGCCGGACATTCTGCAAGAAATGTGACAAGCACCAACCCCACAAAGTGACCCAGTACAAGAAGGGCAAAGATTCTTTGTATGCCCAGGGAAAGCGGCGTTATGACAGGAAACAGAGTGGCTATGGTGGGCAGACTAAGCCTATTTTCCGCAAAAAGGctaaaactacaaagaagatTGTCCTGAGACTGGAATGTGTTGAGCCCAACTGCAGGTCGAAGAGGATGCTGGCTATTAAGAGATGCAAGCattttgaactgggaggtgataagaagagaaagggccaAGTGATCCAGTTCTAA